One region of Aminobacterium colombiense DSM 12261 genomic DNA includes:
- a CDS encoding AsmA-like C-terminal region-containing protein: MKRSRKMTLALFIAIGIVGLLLIIGSMNVGGDIVRREAAKAVAEVLGADLTIQGVTGNPIRGYRLSDISLKKKEDVLLSAGALGVKVNLMSVFSGNPRLSQVTIDGIEADGEKLAREIAALDLKGEGGEIPVEAVTIRNGKVRTPWGEASIAKTDLVLKADSVKADLDIAMNNVPIKGPINLRKGKDDLELKGLDLKVGDGRISAKGAILPSLSLKGEMEKLDVGQVVQFWPQLPVDGYKGLFSSTISIGGLWNDPVLEGRLSFSGTSLAGYPVQAIDSDWKYGAFRLSLENLKAKALALPLSGRAAFAFAPGKVPSMDILMEGKDASLEELKGTVPALASVKGRVDSFSVAVKGTLATLSGNIDLKADQVEAYGQQLKNTVAHVVFKGSGATIQGSSSLEGGSLALSGSVDQLQRAPRLNVLLKARSIDVGKIIASLPKPPKITPKGSVSADIGVKGSMADPRVDGTVWSDRMAYGEEALNDLNTAFVFHKDRVTLSSARGRWRNIPITGRGTIAGVSKAAPSLDLSFQAAGVNPENFESFFPDLKSYELRGSITAVAQVEGTTAAPEIKLSIQSPRLNFMEQGHVANLSLSTDLALKEGVPKEVNLALKAATAGFAGVGAENLTARIDATKDVVTLSQARASLGKGEIAGTGTVKLHPEASADLDLSFEMKEGDLAAIAKAGKLPYSLGGSLSGKVSVKGKSDNPSIAADFSSPKAVFSGFTFSNLSGALEGNMERMALKKFTASAGGGTITTSGSFNLKKEAPEAILSLTGKGLDVASLTAGLPEAAKFKPSGAFDVNFDGTIAGSASEGKGAVTASSLSIAGLKMTNISYPFTLQGMNLSIANAHASFYGGTVAGKGDMNLAKGAFSQNITVENVDIDPLLQDAAGGLEGHIVGKAKGNLSLTGTMTKGLAFSGKGELHVGEGAVTDFKAVKTAASLYGQSSIRFASVEAPFRLETKRVILENGKATAFPEDSLYKILKASGPIGFDTTLALQCQGNVNIQVLNALFGGVAGALGAGTATSLEDILKGALTGAKSGLEKADFRDVSFNLGGTIEKPSVSNVKIAPAPQAIQQTTPSGTAPTAVEEATAPPKEATGETQKKPENLLEGVIQEGLKNILKKE, translated from the coding sequence ATGAAACGAAGCAGAAAAATGACCCTCGCGCTTTTTATAGCTATTGGTATCGTAGGGTTGCTTCTTATTATAGGAAGTATGAATGTAGGTGGAGATATAGTAAGACGGGAGGCTGCCAAAGCTGTTGCCGAGGTGCTTGGGGCTGATCTGACGATCCAGGGTGTGACAGGAAATCCTATACGGGGGTATCGACTCTCTGATATCTCCCTTAAAAAGAAAGAAGACGTATTGCTTTCTGCTGGCGCCCTTGGTGTGAAAGTAAATCTCATGTCGGTTTTTTCTGGGAACCCCCGCCTTTCCCAGGTGACCATCGACGGCATAGAAGCAGATGGTGAAAAACTTGCCAGGGAAATCGCAGCCCTTGATTTGAAAGGAGAGGGAGGCGAGATTCCTGTTGAGGCAGTAACCATTAGGAATGGGAAGGTCCGAACTCCCTGGGGGGAAGCGTCTATTGCGAAAACAGACCTGGTCCTTAAAGCCGATAGTGTAAAAGCTGATCTTGACATTGCGATGAACAATGTCCCCATTAAAGGACCTATCAATCTTAGGAAGGGTAAAGACGATCTCGAGTTGAAAGGTCTGGATCTTAAAGTTGGTGACGGCAGGATTAGCGCTAAAGGAGCGATTCTACCCAGTCTTTCTTTGAAGGGAGAAATGGAGAAGCTGGATGTGGGGCAGGTTGTCCAGTTTTGGCCTCAATTGCCTGTGGACGGCTATAAAGGCCTCTTCTCCAGCACAATTTCTATTGGGGGCCTATGGAATGATCCAGTTCTGGAAGGACGCCTTTCTTTTTCCGGAACTTCTTTAGCGGGCTACCCGGTTCAGGCTATTGACAGCGACTGGAAGTACGGAGCTTTTAGACTGAGCCTTGAAAATTTAAAAGCAAAGGCCCTAGCTCTACCCCTTAGCGGTCGGGCAGCATTCGCTTTTGCTCCGGGAAAAGTCCCATCTATGGATATACTTATGGAGGGAAAGGATGCGTCCCTGGAGGAGCTTAAAGGTACAGTTCCTGCTTTGGCTTCAGTAAAAGGAAGGGTCGATTCTTTTTCAGTAGCGGTGAAAGGAACTCTTGCCACCCTTTCTGGGAATATAGATTTGAAAGCCGATCAGGTCGAGGCTTATGGTCAGCAGCTCAAAAACACAGTCGCTCATGTGGTCTTTAAGGGAAGTGGCGCCACCATACAGGGGAGTTCATCTCTTGAAGGCGGCTCTCTCGCCCTCAGCGGTTCTGTCGACCAGTTGCAGCGGGCCCCTCGCCTTAACGTTCTTCTCAAAGCGCGGAGCATTGATGTGGGGAAAATTATAGCCTCTTTGCCCAAGCCGCCGAAGATTACCCCTAAAGGTTCTGTCAGCGCTGATATAGGAGTGAAGGGATCTATGGCCGATCCGCGTGTTGACGGAACCGTTTGGTCAGATCGTATGGCCTATGGAGAAGAGGCTCTTAACGATCTTAATACAGCCTTTGTCTTCCACAAAGACAGGGTTACCCTATCTTCTGCCCGGGGTAGATGGAGAAATATCCCTATTACAGGGAGAGGAACCATAGCAGGTGTATCGAAGGCTGCCCCCTCATTAGATCTTTCTTTCCAGGCGGCGGGTGTGAACCCTGAAAATTTTGAATCCTTCTTTCCTGATCTTAAGAGCTATGAATTGCGCGGCAGCATTACTGCAGTTGCACAGGTAGAAGGCACTACAGCTGCTCCTGAGATAAAGCTCTCCATTCAATCTCCTCGCCTGAACTTTATGGAGCAGGGCCATGTGGCAAACCTCTCGCTGAGCACCGACCTTGCTCTTAAGGAAGGTGTGCCCAAAGAAGTGAACCTTGCCCTGAAAGCCGCAACTGCTGGATTCGCCGGTGTTGGGGCGGAGAATCTAACGGCGCGTATCGATGCCACAAAGGATGTTGTGACCCTTTCCCAGGCGAGGGCAAGCCTTGGAAAAGGCGAGATTGCTGGAACTGGAACGGTGAAGCTTCATCCCGAGGCTTCAGCAGATCTCGATCTTTCCTTTGAAATGAAAGAGGGAGACCTTGCCGCCATTGCCAAAGCAGGAAAATTGCCCTATAGCCTTGGTGGTTCCCTTAGCGGGAAAGTTTCAGTAAAGGGTAAATCTGACAATCCCTCAATTGCAGCAGACTTTTCTTCTCCTAAGGCAGTATTTTCAGGATTCACCTTCTCAAATCTAAGTGGAGCTTTGGAAGGGAATATGGAGAGGATGGCTCTGAAGAAATTCACAGCATCAGCTGGCGGAGGGACTATTACAACATCAGGTTCCTTCAACCTGAAAAAAGAAGCCCCAGAAGCAATCTTATCTCTGACGGGGAAAGGGCTTGATGTTGCTTCTCTGACAGCGGGGCTTCCTGAAGCGGCTAAATTTAAGCCATCGGGAGCTTTTGATGTTAACTTCGATGGAACTATCGCAGGATCAGCTAGTGAGGGGAAGGGCGCCGTAACAGCTTCATCTCTTTCTATCGCTGGTCTTAAGATGACAAACATTTCCTATCCCTTTACCTTACAGGGAATGAATCTCTCTATTGCCAATGCTCATGCCAGCTTCTACGGAGGGACTGTGGCGGGGAAAGGGGACATGAACCTTGCCAAAGGAGCCTTTAGCCAGAATATTACTGTAGAGAACGTGGATATTGATCCTTTGCTTCAGGATGCTGCAGGAGGGCTTGAGGGGCACATCGTGGGCAAGGCAAAAGGCAATCTCTCCCTTACAGGCACTATGACGAAGGGGCTTGCCTTTAGTGGCAAGGGGGAGTTGCATGTGGGTGAAGGGGCTGTAACAGATTTCAAGGCAGTTAAAACAGCGGCATCTCTTTATGGACAGTCTTCCATTCGTTTTGCATCTGTGGAGGCTCCCTTTAGACTTGAAACAAAGCGAGTTATTCTAGAAAATGGGAAGGCTACTGCATTTCCGGAAGATTCCCTGTACAAAATCCTTAAGGCCTCTGGCCCGATAGGATTCGATACTACATTGGCCCTTCAGTGTCAGGGCAATGTCAATATCCAGGTATTGAATGCCCTCTTCGGGGGAGTGGCTGGAGCCCTTGGGGCAGGAACTGCCACATCCCTTGAAGACATCCTTAAAGGGGCCCTTACCGGGGCAAAATCCGGCCTGGAAAAGGCTGATTTCAGGGATGTGTCTTTCAACTTGGGTGGAACCATTGAGAAGCCGTCTGTTTCCAATGTTAAAATAGCACCGGCACCTCAGGCCATACAACAGACAACTCCTTCAGGCACTGCGCCGACAGCGGTGGAAGAAGCGACGGCTCCTCCCAAGGAAGCGACAGGTGAAACTCAGAAAAAGCCTGAAAACTTACTGGAAGGCGTTATTCAAGAAGGCCTGAAAAATATATTGAAAAAAGAATAA
- a CDS encoding glycogen synthase — protein sequence MKVLHVASEVAPLSKVGGLGDVAGSLPKALRKLGIDARIVTPAWPGVLDKANELGGNLVRLPPLLHISLQWHVMSSKIWKTIIDDVPIYILENSDLFENLPIYPEELTGESALPFAFFSLSALDLEQKNRWAPDIIHCHDWPSALVPISLKWHRFYRDKNPRPMTFFTIHNVAHQGIFPFHVLDEWGIDTRSFTIDGLEFYGHVNLLKGALITSNCITTVSSRYGKEILTPEMGYGLDGVLRKEKSKLHCVLNGLDPGWSPVHDPYIPFPFSAENLEGKKHCRSVLLQHLGWKDNMAPIFLSISRLTMQKGYDILLPALDALREIGVRCLFIGSGNPIFTSALYEAADRHPDNFAFKHGFHEEFSHLAYAGSDMLIMPSLFEPCGLTQLIALQYGTVPVVRETGGLADTVRDADDHPDGYGFTFIPYTTEALLKGVRRALNAYRDPFRWDGIIKRGMSKDFSWKVSSQHYQDLYHRTLENKRR from the coding sequence ATGAAAGTGTTGCATGTTGCCAGTGAAGTAGCTCCCCTATCTAAAGTCGGAGGCCTGGGAGATGTAGCCGGTTCTTTGCCCAAAGCCCTCCGCAAGCTTGGTATCGATGCCAGGATCGTAACTCCAGCCTGGCCTGGAGTTCTTGATAAGGCGAATGAACTGGGAGGAAATCTGGTTCGTCTTCCTCCTCTTTTGCATATTTCCCTCCAATGGCACGTTATGAGCAGCAAGATATGGAAGACAATTATTGATGATGTTCCTATCTATATTTTAGAAAACAGTGATCTCTTCGAGAACCTGCCCATATACCCAGAAGAACTCACAGGTGAAAGCGCTCTGCCCTTCGCATTTTTTTCTCTTTCAGCCCTGGACCTGGAGCAAAAGAACCGATGGGCCCCAGATATTATTCATTGTCACGACTGGCCTTCCGCACTGGTCCCAATCAGTCTGAAGTGGCATAGATTCTATAGGGATAAAAATCCTCGCCCAATGACGTTTTTTACAATCCACAATGTAGCTCATCAGGGCATCTTTCCTTTTCATGTTCTTGATGAGTGGGGCATCGACACGCGGTCCTTTACTATCGACGGGCTGGAATTTTACGGCCATGTAAATCTTCTAAAAGGGGCTCTTATAACGTCAAACTGTATCACAACCGTTAGTTCCAGATATGGGAAAGAAATACTGACCCCGGAGATGGGGTATGGTCTTGATGGCGTTCTCCGAAAGGAAAAAAGCAAGCTTCACTGCGTTCTGAACGGCCTTGACCCAGGCTGGTCTCCCGTCCACGATCCTTATATTCCCTTTCCCTTTTCAGCAGAGAACTTAGAAGGGAAGAAACACTGCCGCTCCGTGCTTCTACAACATTTAGGATGGAAAGATAACATGGCTCCCATTTTTCTTTCCATAAGCCGACTGACTATGCAGAAGGGTTACGATATTCTGCTGCCAGCCCTTGATGCTTTGCGGGAAATAGGGGTCCGCTGCCTCTTCATTGGAAGTGGCAATCCAATTTTTACATCAGCTCTTTACGAAGCAGCAGATCGCCACCCAGACAATTTTGCCTTTAAACATGGGTTCCATGAAGAGTTTTCCCATCTTGCCTATGCAGGATCAGATATGCTCATTATGCCATCCCTTTTTGAACCCTGCGGCTTAACACAGCTCATCGCTCTCCAATACGGGACGGTACCTGTTGTAAGAGAAACAGGAGGACTGGCTGATACCGTACGAGATGCTGATGACCACCCTGATGGTTATGGCTTTACCTTTATACCCTATACTACAGAAGCTCTTTTGAAAGGAGTGCGAAGGGCCCTCAACGCCTATCGTGACCCTTTTCGTTGGGATGGCATCATAAAACGTGGAATGTCCAAGGATTTCTCCTGGAAAGTTTCTTCACAACACTATCAGGATCTCTACCATAGAACCCTTGAAAACAAGAGACGGTAG
- the glgP gene encoding alpha-glucan family phosphorylase, whose product MLFHPQSSLGRSLQDLLEQDPSFRTVAYFSMEVGIKTSIPTYAGGLGILAGDILKSAADLGVPMIGTTLLYRKGYFEQEFNKEKWQIEKPALWQPEQELTLLPNKVSVAIKNRDVHIRTWVYELSGLSGYSIPIYFLDTDIESNHPEDRQLSWYLYGGDNLYRLCQEIVLGVGGLRMLRDLGYNNIETFHLNEGHAGFLTLELMREMGYYDPEKVREHVVFTTHTPVAAGHDFFKYDLIEKIMSSDALATLKRMIPSEGVSMTELGLRYSRFVNGVSKKHAEVSRKLFSAPTIQSVTNGIHPTTWVSPGMRKLLSRHIPGWENDPARLIQALSLPSEDLWAVHQASKMRLFAYILEETGVPLQSDVLTIGFARRAATYKRADLIFSNLKKLIEIGGGKIQLVFSGKAHPKDDGGKALIQKIINTSDKIKDSIPMVYLENQTMELGRLITQGVDVWLNTPLRPREASGTSGMKCTINGVMNFSVLDGWWIEGWIEDVTGWAIGPTPSDTDLHSYDESKDALDLYEKLEKKIIPAYYNDKGHWHTMMKNAIAMNGSYFHTHRVVAEYCEKAYGVKFRGI is encoded by the coding sequence ATGCTATTTCACCCCCAGAGCAGCTTAGGGAGGTCACTTCAAGACCTTCTAGAACAAGATCCCTCTTTTCGTACCGTTGCTTATTTTTCTATGGAAGTGGGCATTAAAACTTCCATACCCACATATGCAGGGGGGCTGGGGATTCTGGCAGGTGATATCCTTAAAAGCGCTGCTGATCTGGGTGTTCCCATGATCGGAACCACTCTCCTCTATAGAAAGGGGTATTTTGAACAGGAGTTTAACAAAGAAAAGTGGCAAATAGAGAAACCTGCCCTATGGCAACCAGAACAGGAACTCACCCTTCTTCCCAACAAAGTTTCTGTCGCTATCAAAAACAGGGATGTGCATATACGGACATGGGTCTATGAACTTTCAGGTCTTTCAGGATATTCCATTCCCATTTACTTTCTAGACACAGACATAGAGTCCAACCACCCCGAAGATCGTCAGCTCTCCTGGTATCTCTACGGAGGGGATAACCTCTATCGCCTTTGCCAGGAAATTGTCCTTGGAGTTGGAGGCCTTCGAATGCTCAGAGACCTGGGATATAACAATATTGAAACTTTTCATCTCAACGAAGGCCATGCTGGTTTTCTTACGCTGGAGCTAATGAGGGAGATGGGGTACTACGATCCTGAAAAAGTGAGAGAACATGTGGTGTTTACCACCCATACTCCTGTCGCAGCTGGGCACGATTTTTTTAAATACGACCTCATAGAAAAGATCATGTCCTCCGATGCTTTGGCAACACTGAAACGAATGATTCCTTCTGAAGGGGTTTCCATGACTGAACTTGGACTTCGATACAGCCGCTTTGTAAATGGTGTTTCTAAAAAACATGCCGAAGTGAGCCGTAAACTTTTCAGCGCGCCTACTATTCAAAGCGTCACTAATGGAATTCACCCTACCACATGGGTCAGCCCAGGGATGAGAAAACTTCTATCCCGGCATATCCCCGGCTGGGAAAATGATCCAGCTCGTCTTATTCAGGCTCTCTCCCTCCCCTCTGAAGATCTATGGGCTGTACATCAGGCCTCAAAGATGAGACTCTTTGCCTACATTCTGGAAGAAACGGGAGTTCCGCTGCAATCTGATGTCCTGACCATAGGTTTTGCCAGACGGGCAGCTACTTACAAACGAGCGGACCTTATTTTCTCGAATCTTAAGAAACTTATAGAAATTGGAGGGGGCAAAATACAACTTGTGTTTTCAGGAAAAGCCCATCCTAAAGATGATGGTGGGAAAGCCCTCATTCAAAAAATCATTAATACATCAGATAAAATCAAAGACTCTATACCCATGGTATACCTAGAAAACCAGACCATGGAACTTGGCCGGCTTATTACCCAAGGGGTAGATGTCTGGCTTAACACCCCTCTCAGGCCGCGAGAAGCGTCGGGAACGAGCGGAATGAAATGCACTATCAATGGCGTAATGAATTTTTCTGTGCTTGATGGTTGGTGGATTGAAGGATGGATTGAAGATGTAACAGGGTGGGCTATCGGCCCCACTCCCAGCGATACCGATCTTCATTCCTACGATGAATCAAAAGATGCCCTTGACCTTTACGAAAAACTTGAGAAAAAAATAATCCCCGCCTACTACAACGACAAGGGACACTGGCATACTATGATGAAAAACGCCATTGCTATGAATGGAAGTTACTTTCATACTCATCGAGTTGTAGCAGAATATTGCGAAAAGGCTTATGGAGTCAAATTTCGTGGGATATAA
- the malQ gene encoding 4-alpha-glucanotransferase, which produces MIRQSGILLPVFSLPSPWAIGDIGARARNFVDWLAAAGQNCWQMLPLTCTKEILGNSPYDSISAFACSPLLISIEDLAEEELISNKEISSLNRVSSGRVDYSAAKKIKMPLLKKAFQRFMSRTNTDPLYRFWEGQSWWLDDFSLFSAISCRMGDDRWNTWPSSLKIRDKVALDTVRTEEKDHILFTVFIQYEAFTQIQRLRKHSLDRGIQLIGDLPIYVSYESADVWSHPEMFQLDRDLTPKAVAGVPPDYFSSTGQRWGNPLYRWDYAKGMEFHWWLKRIAHSLQLYDMTRLDHFRGFLEYWAIPYTEKTAIYGRWEEGPGDSFFSALEKNFPSMPFLAENLGIITPDITRAMKKYDLPGMLVLLFAFDESMPRNPYILHNHEPRNIVYTGTHDNNTVRGWFDDEGSPQDKERVSRYMNMPFTRDNAATVLTRMALMSVAERAVIPLQDYLNIGGEGRINKPSTLEGNWQWMAEEKALTEDLASSLHSLMKTYGRL; this is translated from the coding sequence ATGATCAGACAAAGCGGAATTTTACTGCCGGTTTTTTCTCTTCCTTCCCCATGGGCTATTGGTGACATTGGAGCAAGGGCCAGAAATTTTGTTGACTGGCTTGCAGCTGCCGGACAAAACTGTTGGCAAATGCTTCCATTGACGTGTACTAAAGAAATTCTCGGAAACTCGCCTTATGACAGCATTTCTGCCTTCGCATGCTCCCCCCTTCTCATCAGCATTGAAGATTTAGCAGAAGAAGAACTCATAAGCAACAAGGAAATCTCCTCCCTTAACAGAGTTTCTTCTGGGAGAGTTGATTATTCTGCCGCTAAAAAAATCAAGATGCCCCTTCTAAAAAAGGCCTTTCAACGTTTTATGAGTAGAACAAATACAGACCCTCTCTATCGTTTTTGGGAAGGACAGTCATGGTGGCTTGATGATTTTTCTCTTTTTTCAGCTATAAGCTGCCGCATGGGTGACGATAGGTGGAACACGTGGCCCTCATCCCTTAAGATTAGGGATAAAGTCGCTCTTGACACTGTTAGAACAGAAGAAAAAGATCATATTCTCTTTACCGTCTTTATTCAATATGAAGCCTTTACTCAGATTCAGCGGTTGCGGAAACATAGCCTGGATCGTGGAATACAGCTCATCGGCGACCTTCCCATTTATGTCAGCTATGAAAGTGCTGATGTGTGGAGTCACCCTGAAATGTTTCAACTAGACAGAGATCTGACACCCAAGGCTGTTGCGGGCGTCCCCCCTGATTATTTTAGTTCTACCGGACAACGGTGGGGAAACCCCCTCTACCGATGGGATTATGCCAAAGGAATGGAATTTCACTGGTGGCTCAAAAGGATCGCTCACTCCCTGCAATTATATGACATGACACGTCTTGATCATTTTCGAGGTTTTCTGGAGTATTGGGCAATTCCTTATACAGAAAAGACCGCTATTTATGGAAGATGGGAGGAAGGCCCTGGCGATTCCTTTTTCTCAGCCCTTGAAAAAAACTTTCCTTCAATGCCTTTTCTCGCAGAGAATCTTGGTATTATTACGCCAGATATAACCCGCGCCATGAAGAAATACGATCTTCCCGGCATGCTCGTTCTACTTTTCGCCTTTGATGAATCAATGCCCCGCAATCCTTACATTTTACATAACCACGAGCCTCGCAACATTGTTTATACTGGAACCCATGATAACAACACTGTACGGGGATGGTTCGACGATGAAGGGTCTCCCCAGGATAAGGAAAGGGTAAGCCGCTATATGAACATGCCTTTTACCCGAGATAATGCCGCGACCGTCCTGACCAGAATGGCCCTTATGTCAGTGGCAGAACGAGCCGTAATACCTCTTCAGGACTATCTCAACATTGGAGGCGAGGGGCGGATCAACAAACCTTCCACATTAGAAGGGAACTGGCAATGGATGGCTGAAGAAAAGGCGCTTACTGAAGATCTTGCTTCATCTCTTCATTCTCTTATGAAAACTTATGGAAGATTATGA
- the glgB gene encoding 1,4-alpha-glucan branching protein GlgB produces the protein MKNFKVCPSLFSDLDTYLFKEGTHLKLYEKMGAHPLCSGETQGVYFALWAPNASQVSVIGDFNLWNPEAAPLSCRPDESGIWEGFVSSAFIGDRYKYRVVSKRGEAFDKGDPFAFAWEELPGTASIIASLHYQWNDHLWAEKRKKTNWFSYPLSIYEVHLGSWMRKEGKFLSYREIAEQLTCYVKKMGFTAVEIMPLMEHPFYGSWGYQITGFFAPTSRYGSPQDLMFLIDTLHQADIAVFLDWVPSHFPSDEHGLAYLDGTALFEHADPRQKIHPEWRSYIFNYGRTEVREFLINSALFWLDYYHVDGLRFDGVASMLYLDYARKEGEWVPNRYGGRENIEAVSFLRRLNEAAHLCFPHIVTIAEESSAWPLVTRPSYVGGLGFGMKWNMGWMHDILKYMELDPLYRQYHHNDLTFSLMYAFSENYVLPFSHDEVVYGKRSLLEKMPGTLWQKFAQLRLLLGFMYAHPGKKLLFMGSDIAQRAEWNHEESLHWNLLKDPFHSGMQLWVRDINRVYFEEKALHEKDFSSEGFQWIDCSDSKASVLGFIRRDGEEGKVLAIFNFTPVVRHNYLVGVPEAGYWRELLNSDGEIYGGMGEGNMGGKEAMEEPLQRQPCCLSLTLPSFGALFFRKEG, from the coding sequence ATGAAGAACTTTAAAGTTTGTCCGTCTCTTTTTTCAGACCTTGACACGTACCTCTTTAAAGAAGGAACCCATCTCAAATTGTACGAAAAAATGGGTGCTCACCCGTTATGCAGTGGCGAAACACAAGGGGTTTACTTTGCTCTCTGGGCTCCTAACGCATCCCAGGTTTCTGTTATCGGTGATTTTAATCTGTGGAATCCTGAGGCAGCCCCGTTGTCTTGCCGGCCTGATGAAAGCGGTATTTGGGAAGGATTTGTTTCGTCCGCTTTTATAGGGGACCGTTATAAATACCGTGTTGTTTCAAAGAGAGGGGAAGCTTTTGATAAAGGAGATCCCTTTGCTTTCGCCTGGGAGGAACTTCCAGGCACGGCATCTATTATTGCATCCCTTCATTATCAATGGAACGATCATTTATGGGCAGAAAAAAGGAAGAAGACGAATTGGTTTTCTTACCCTCTTTCTATATACGAAGTTCATTTAGGTTCCTGGATGAGAAAAGAAGGAAAGTTCCTTTCCTATCGGGAAATAGCAGAACAGTTGACCTGTTATGTGAAAAAAATGGGATTTACGGCCGTAGAGATTATGCCTCTGATGGAGCACCCTTTTTATGGCTCCTGGGGGTATCAGATAACAGGTTTTTTTGCTCCTACAAGCCGTTACGGTTCTCCTCAGGATCTCATGTTCCTTATCGACACTCTTCATCAGGCCGATATCGCTGTTTTTCTTGATTGGGTGCCCTCCCATTTCCCCTCAGATGAGCATGGTCTTGCTTATTTAGATGGAACGGCTTTATTCGAACATGCTGATCCGCGCCAGAAGATACATCCTGAATGGCGAAGCTATATCTTCAATTATGGTCGTACGGAAGTCCGTGAGTTTCTCATCAATAGCGCCCTTTTCTGGCTTGACTACTATCATGTGGATGGCCTTCGCTTTGATGGTGTGGCCTCTATGCTCTACCTTGATTATGCAAGAAAAGAGGGGGAGTGGGTACCCAACAGGTACGGAGGCCGTGAAAACATAGAGGCCGTGTCTTTTCTCAGGCGCCTCAACGAAGCGGCACATCTCTGTTTCCCCCATATCGTTACAATAGCGGAGGAATCCTCTGCATGGCCGCTTGTTACCCGCCCCTCCTACGTGGGCGGACTGGGATTTGGGATGAAGTGGAATATGGGCTGGATGCACGATATATTGAAATACATGGAACTTGATCCATTGTACCGTCAGTATCATCATAACGATCTTACTTTTAGTCTTATGTACGCTTTTTCTGAGAACTATGTCTTGCCTTTTTCTCATGACGAGGTGGTGTATGGGAAAAGATCATTGCTTGAGAAAATGCCAGGGACTCTATGGCAGAAATTTGCACAGCTTCGTTTGCTTCTAGGCTTTATGTACGCCCATCCAGGAAAAAAACTCTTGTTTATGGGAAGTGACATTGCTCAGAGGGCGGAATGGAATCACGAGGAGTCTCTTCACTGGAATCTTCTTAAAGACCCTTTTCATAGTGGAATGCAGCTGTGGGTCCGGGATATAAATAGAGTATATTTCGAGGAGAAGGCTCTTCATGAAAAAGATTTTTCATCAGAAGGGTTTCAATGGATTGATTGCTCAGACAGTAAAGCAAGTGTTTTGGGTTTTATTCGAAGAGATGGAGAAGAGGGGAAGGTGCTGGCTATTTTCAACTTTACCCCTGTAGTTCGCCACAACTACCTTGTCGGTGTTCCTGAAGCGGGCTATTGGCGCGAATTGCTTAATAGTGACGGAGAAATATATGGAGGAATGGGAGAAGGGAATATGGGAGGGAAAGAAGCGATGGAGGAACCTTTGCAGCGTCAGCCCTGCTGTCTGTCGTTGACCCTTCCGTCTTTTGGCGCCCTTTTTTTCAGAAAAGAGGGATAG